The uncultured Roseibium sp. genome contains a region encoding:
- a CDS encoding ribulose bisphosphate carboxylase small subunit, producing MSDVHDYSSRLSDPNSRKMGTFSYLPPLTPEELRKQVEYIVAKGWNPAIEHTEPENASSNYWYMWKLPMFGETDVDAIFQEVELCKTANPDNHVRLVGYDNFKQTQGTSMVVHRAEIKA from the coding sequence ATGAGTGACGTACACGACTACAGCTCGAGACTGTCGGACCCCAACAGCCGCAAGATGGGCACTTTCTCCTACCTGCCGCCGCTGACGCCGGAAGAGCTGCGCAAGCAGGTGGAGTATATCGTGGCCAAGGGCTGGAACCCGGCGATCGAGCATACCGAGCCGGAGAACGCTTCCTCCAACTACTGGTACATGTGGAAGCTTCCCATGTTCGGCGAAACCGACGTCGACGCCATCTTCCAGGAAGTCGAGCTCTGCAAGACGGCCAACCCGGACAACCATGTCCGCCTGGTCGGCTACGACAACTTCAAGCAGACCCAGGGCACGTCCATGGTCGTGCACCGCGCCGAAATAAAGGCCTGA
- a CDS encoding form I ribulose bisphosphate carboxylase large subunit has product MNAPQPSGKYSAGVKEYRETYWEPNYTPKDSEILACFKITPQAGVPREEAAAAVAAESSTGTWTTVWTDLLTDLEYYKGRAYAIEDVPGDDESYYAFIAYPMGLFEEGSVVNVFTSLVGNVFGFKAVRALRLEDIRFPLWFVATCDGPPHGIQVERDKLDKYGRPFLGCTIKPKLGLSAKNYGRAVYEALRGGLDFTKDDENVNSQPFMRWRDRFEFCQEAIEKAEAETGERKGHYLNVTAPNIEEMYKRAEFAKEIGTPIIMSDYLTLGWAAQASLSRWCRDNGMLLHVHRAMHGVIDRHPKHGINFRVLAKMLRLLGGDHLHSGTVVGKLEGDRAATLGWIDLMRDKFVAEDRSRGIFFDQDWGQMPGVLPVASGGIHVWHMPALVAIFGDDACLQFGGGTLGHPWGNAAGAAANRVAVEACVKARNEGRELEKEGKDILTAAAQHSPELKIAMETWKEIKFEFDTVDKLDVAHR; this is encoded by the coding sequence ATGAACGCTCCGCAACCGTCCGGAAAATACTCTGCAGGCGTGAAGGAATACCGCGAAACCTATTGGGAGCCGAACTACACGCCCAAGGACAGCGAAATCCTCGCCTGCTTCAAGATCACGCCGCAGGCGGGTGTGCCGCGCGAAGAAGCCGCCGCCGCTGTTGCCGCTGAATCTTCCACCGGCACCTGGACGACCGTCTGGACCGATCTCTTGACCGATCTGGAATATTACAAGGGCCGCGCCTACGCCATTGAGGACGTGCCCGGCGACGACGAGAGCTACTACGCCTTCATCGCCTACCCGATGGGCCTGTTCGAGGAAGGCTCGGTCGTCAACGTCTTCACCTCGCTGGTCGGCAACGTGTTCGGCTTCAAGGCCGTCCGCGCCCTGCGTCTGGAGGATATCCGCTTCCCGCTGTGGTTCGTGGCGACCTGCGACGGCCCGCCCCACGGCATCCAGGTCGAACGCGACAAGCTCGACAAATACGGCCGTCCGTTCCTCGGCTGCACGATCAAGCCGAAGCTGGGCCTGTCGGCCAAGAACTACGGCCGTGCGGTTTACGAGGCGTTGCGCGGCGGTCTCGATTTCACCAAGGACGACGAGAACGTCAACTCGCAGCCCTTCATGCGCTGGCGCGACCGCTTCGAGTTCTGTCAGGAAGCCATCGAAAAGGCCGAGGCCGAGACCGGCGAGCGCAAGGGCCATTACCTCAATGTCACCGCGCCCAACATCGAGGAGATGTACAAGCGCGCGGAGTTCGCCAAGGAAATCGGGACGCCGATCATCATGTCGGATTACCTGACGCTGGGCTGGGCCGCTCAGGCGAGCCTGTCGCGCTGGTGCCGGGACAACGGCATGCTGCTTCACGTCCACCGCGCCATGCACGGCGTGATCGACCGCCATCCCAAGCACGGCATCAACTTCCGCGTCCTTGCAAAGATGCTCCGTCTGCTCGGCGGCGACCACCTGCACTCGGGCACGGTCGTCGGCAAGCTTGAGGGCGACCGCGCGGCAACGCTCGGCTGGATCGACCTGATGCGCGACAAGTTCGTCGCCGAAGACCGCTCCCGCGGCATCTTCTTCGACCAGGACTGGGGCCAGATGCCGGGTGTTCTGCCGGTGGCTTCCGGCGGTATCCACGTCTGGCACATGCCGGCACTGGTCGCCATCTTCGGCGACGATGCCTGCCTGCAGTTCGGCGGCGGAACCCTCGGTCACCCGTGGGGCAACGCAGCCGGTGCGGCCGCCAACCGCGTCGCGGTCGAGGCCTGCGTCAAGGCGCGCAACGAAGGCCGTGAGCTGGAGAAGGAAGGCAAGGACATCCTGACCGCCGCCGCCCAGCACAGCCCCGAACTGAAGATCGCCATGGAGACATGGAAAGAGATCAAGTTCGAGTTCGACACCGTCGACAAACTGGATGTCGCCCACCGCTGA